Proteins encoded in a region of the Vicia villosa cultivar HV-30 ecotype Madison, WI linkage group LG5, Vvil1.0, whole genome shotgun sequence genome:
- the LOC131601759 gene encoding aconitate hydratase, cytoplasmic — protein MYTSTPPLPRPTNPNKLFSRTFSASPPSLTARTSRSFFCSFSRLNRRLHCNSPLTLRPQIRAVAPAVESFHRKIATTATENPFKGNLASLPKPGGGEFGKFYSLPSLNDPRIDRLPYSIRILLESAIRNCDNFQVTKEDVEKIIDWENTSTKQVEIPFKPARVLLQDFTGVPAVVDLACMRDAMNKLGSDSNKINPLVPVDLVVDHSVQVDVARSENAVQANMELEFQRNKERFAFLKWGSTAFRNMLVVPPGSGIVHQVNLEYLGRVVFNNEGLLYPDSVVGTDSHTTMIDGLGVAGWGVGGIEAEAAMLGQPMSMVLPGVVGFKLTGKLSNGVTATDLVLTVTQILRKHGVVGKFVEFYGDGMSKLSLADRATIANMSPEYGATMGFFPVDHVTLQYLKLTGRSDETVAMIESYLRANRLFVDYNEPQQDRVYSSYLELNLSDVEPCISGPKRPHDRVPLKEMKADWHACLDNKVGFKGFAIPKEAQGKVVKFDFHGQPAELKHGSVVIAAITSCTNTSNPSVMLGAGLVAKKAHELGLQVKPWVKTSLAPGSGVATKYLLQSGLQKYLNEQGFHIVGFGCTTCIGNSGDLNESVASAISDNDIVAAAVLSGNRNFEGRVHPLTRANYLASPPLVVAYALAGTVDIDFEKEPIGTGKDGKNVYLRDIWPSTEEIAETVQSSVLPDMFRSTYESITKGNPMWNQLQVPADTLYSWDSDSTYIHEPPYFKNMTMDPPGSHGVKDAYCLLNFGDSITTDHISPAGSINKDSPAAKYLLERGVERKDFNSYGSRRGNDEVMARGTFANIRLVNKLLNGEVGPRTVHIPTGEKLFVYDAAMRYKASGQDTIVLAGAEYGSGSSRDWAAKGPMLLGVKAVIAKSFERIHRSNLVGMGIIPLCYKPGEDADTLGLTGHECYTIDLPSKISEIKPGQDVKVTTDSGKSFTCIARFDTEVELAYFNHGGILPYVIRNLIKQ, from the exons ATGTATACATCAACACCTCCTCTTCCCAGACCAACCAATCCTAACAAACTCTTTTCTAGAACCTTCTCCGCTTCTCCTCCTTCTCTTACTGCTCGCACTTCTCGATCATTCTTTTGTTCCTTTTCTCGCCTCAACCGCCGTCTCCATTGTAATTCTCCTCTCACTCTTCGTCCTCAGATCAGAGCCGTCGCTCCCGCCGTAGAAAGTTTCCACCGCAAAATCGCTACCACAG CCACTGAAAATCCCTTCAAGGGAAACTTGGCAAGTCTTCCTAAGCCGGGTGGTGGCGAGTTTGGAAAATTCTATAGTCTTCCTTCACTCAATGATCCAAGAATTG ACAGGTTACCATACTCGATTAGAATTCTCCTTGAATCCGCCATTCGCAATTGCGATAACTTCCAAGTCACTAAAGAAGATGTTGAAAAGATTATTGATTGGGAAAACACATCTACTAAGCAAGTTGAGATTCCTTTCAAGCCTGCACGTGTTCTCTTGCAG GATTTTACTGGAGTGCCAGCTGTTGTCGATTTGGCGTGTATGCGAGACGCTATGAATAAGCTTGGCAGTGATTCAAACAAAATCAATCCTCTG GTTCCTGTTGATCTCGTCGTTGACCATTCAGTTCAAGTTGATGTGGCAAGGTCAGAAAATGCAGTGCAGGCTAATATGGAACTTGAATTCCAGAGAAACAAGGAGAGATTTGCTTTTCTTAAATGGGGATCAACAGCATTCCGTAACATGCTCGTTGTTCCTCCTGGTTCAGGTATCGTGCATCAG GTCAATCTTGAATATCTTGGACGAGTAGTTTTCAACAATGAGGGCTTACTCTATCCTGATAGTGTGGTTGGGACTGATTCACATACAACTATGATAGATGGGCTTGGTGTTGCTGGATGGGGTGTTGGAGGTATTGAAGCTGAGGCAGCAATGCTCGGTCAG CCAATGAGCATGGTTTTGCCTGGAGTTGTTGGATTCAAGCTAACTGGAAAACTGAGCAATGGTGTTACAGCAACTGATTTGGTTCTAACTGTGACACAAATTCTTAGAAAGCATGGTGTTGTAGGGAAGTTTGTTGAATTTTATG GTGATGGTATGAGTAAATTATCTTTAGCTGACAGAGCAACTATTGCTAACATGTCTCCTGAATATGGTGCCACCATGGGCTTCTTCCCTGTGGATCACGTTACATTACAATATCTCAAGCTGACCGGGAGAAGTGATGAGACT GTAGCGATGATAGAGTCTTATCTCAGGGCAAACAGACTGTTTGTTGACTATAATGAG CCACAACAAGATAGGGTATATTCATCATATCTTGAATTAAACCTGTCCGACGTAGAACCATGTATCTCAGGACCAAAGAG ACCCCATGACCGTGTTCctttgaaagaaatgaaagccGACTGGCATGCATGTCTTGATAACAAAGTTGGATTTAAG GGATTTGCTATACCAAAAGAGGCACAGGGAAAAGTTGTGAAATTTGACTTTCATGGGCAGCCAGCAGAGCTCAAGCATGGTAGTGTAGTGATTGCTGCAATCACAAGCTGTACAAATACATCAAACCCAAGTGTTATGCTTGGGGCTGGCCTTGTTGCAAAAAAGGCTCATGAGCTCGGTTTGCAG GTCAAGCCTTGGGTTAAAACAAGTCTTGCTCCAGGCTCTGGAGTTGCTACTAAATATCTACTCCAGAG TGGACTGCAAAAGTATCTGAATGAACAAGGTTTTCATATTGTTGGATTTGGCTGTACAACGTGCATTGGCAATTCAGGGGATCTGAATGAATCTGTTGCTTCTGCCATCTCAGATAATG ACATTGTAGCAGCTGCTGTGTTGTCTGGGAACCGTAATTTTGAGGGTCGAGTCCATCCCTTGACAAGAGCTAATTATCTGGCCTCACCTCCTCTGGTTGTTGCTTATGCTCTTGCTGGCACG GTTGACATTGATTTTGAGAAGGAGCCAATTGGGACGGGGAAGGATGGCAAGAATGTCTACCTGAGGGATATTTGGCCATCTACTGAAGAAATTGCAGAG ACTGTTCAATCTAGTGTGTTACCTGACATGTTCAGGAGTACATATGAGTCTATCACAAAGGGCAACCCTATGTGGAACCAACTACAAGTTCCAGCTGATACTCTCTACTCTTGGGACTCCGACTCGACATATATTCATGAGCCTCCATACTTCAAGAACATGACCATGGATCCTCCCGGATCTCATGGTGTGAAAGATGCCTATTGCCTGCTAAACTTTGGTGACAGTATAACCACTGATCATATTTCTCCAGCTGGAAGCATTAACAAGGACAGTCCTGCTGCCAAATACCTCCTAGAGCGTGGGGTTGAACGCAAAGACTTTAATTCTTATGGAAGCCGTCGTGGCAATGATGAGGTGATGGCGAGAGGAACCTTTGCCAACATTCGCCTTGTTAACAAGCTCTTAAACGGGGAAGTTGGCCCTAGAACAGTTCACATTCCAACTGGGGAGAAGCTTTTTGTGTACGATGCAGCTATG AGATACAAGGCTTCAGGACAAGACACCATTGTTCTAGCTGGAGCTGAATATGGCAGTGGAAGTTCTAGAGATTGGGCGGCCAAAGGTCCAATGTTATTG GGAGTCAAAGCTGTGATAGCTAAAAGTTTTGAGAGAATTCATCGCAGTAACTTGGTAGGAATGGGTATCATTCCTCTTTGCTACAAACCCGGGGAGGATGCAGACACATTGGGATTGACTGGTCATGAATGTTATACAATTGACCTTCCAAGTAAAATCAGTGAGATCAAGCCTGGCCAAGATGTCAAAGTCACAACTGATAGTGGGAAATCTTTCACCTGCATTGCACGCTTTGACACCGAG GTGGAACTTGCATACTTCAACCACGGAGGAATTCTTCCATATGTCATACGTAACCTCATTAAACAGTGA